The Calypte anna isolate BGI_N300 chromosome 1, bCalAnn1_v1.p, whole genome shotgun sequence region tctactGATTTAGGTAGACTGTCAAAGCCAACCCTCTGACTGCTCAATGTTTTCacaagaaaatgtgaaatggtGGTGTCTCCCACAATGATAgcatttgttttataaaaatttttATCCTAGCTCTATGGCAGCAACTGCCTACAGAGCTTTAGGTGATGATTGCACTGACagggaataaaaaaggaagctgGGATTATCTGCAAAAGATTTTAATTCTGTTATCTGTAATTTAAGAGTAGTATGAAGAAGCATTGGTATGGTGACTAGctaatgaagatttttttcccacttttttttttttctactttttagaGTTatgcttctcttccctttccttccctgtggTGAATACGATCATAGGACAAAAATGTAACATCCAGGGATATTCAGAAACCAGGGCTTACAATGCAGTCACATGCTTTAAAATGATGAAAGACTGAGGCTTTAGATAATGATGAATctcgaaaaaaaaaaaaaggttttttttgcattttattcacaaaaatacatacaaattGAGCTGAAAGATTTGGAGTTGCTTTTCAATATTCTAATTTCTCTCTTATTTCTTACTTTGGCAGTTCTAAGGCAGACTTAACAATAACTAAGCATGGTAGAAGGTCCTTAGTGTGTGTGTTGACATTTGAAAATGTAGTGGGAAAGAAGCAGGATTGATAAATTAATCAAAAGTGAATCTTGCAGAGCAGCActttgagaatatttttctctatgaaATGATTAGCATAAAACTCAAACTTGTTACAAACAAGTTATCTTCACTCGTTCTTCCCTATAAATCATGCTTTTCAATTGGACTTGAAATGGAAATGTAATATGGATTAAAAGTTTTAGTATAGAAAACAGGCTTCTAAAAGGAGGCATGTTTTAGGAAATTAGTTAtacagtttgtttttcaaaacgtttccattttggttttgagttcaactgaattttatttagtatttttcctCTAATTCTAGGTGAAGAAAGTGATGCTGATATACTTTCAGTGAGGAGAAAATTTGAGGACATTCACTTTCAGGTAAAAATTTCTGATGTCTAATGGTAATGTAACTGTGTGTTTAATAGAAATGTCAGAACTATTGAATAGCTTACATGTGCCTGAATAGTTGATCTCCTGTCAGTGGGAGATTCTATGTAGTCTGTGTCTTAATGCACGTATTAAGAAAGTATAGCACATGAGAGGTTCAATAAATAGTGTCATGAAGTTTCAATAAATACTGTCATGAAGTATGAAATAATATTATATCTTGGTATTATGAGTACACTAAAGAAAGCTGTATAATGCATTGCATAGAACATCAACCCTGAGAAAGTCTCTTATAGGTATGGAAAAAATTATAGGTATGGAAAAAAGAATACCCAGCTGAATCACTGAATGAAAAGACTTGTAAAAATATGGTCAAATGTGATCACTCACCTGAGAATCTAGCATAAACAGGTAAcatgaacaaaaaataaaaaaaattgcaacacGAGTTCGTGGAACCTGTGTTCTGCTTGTTGAATACAATTACCAAAAATTTGTTGCCATGTCTCTGCCAACAGCTAATACAGAATAAGCTTCTTCAGAAAGCAAGAGCTTCAGTAATGGGAAACATTTGCCATTTATCACCaaaagcttttatattttccaGAGTATACCTTAATTTGGATATGTATTCATGGGGTGCTAACAATACATGTGAAGATGTGCAGCCCTAACactagaacttttttttttatcagtgagTCTTCTGAGACAGAGTGCACTTCTTCCCTGCATCAGTAGACTAGCTAGTTGTCTCTTTTTATGACTTCACCATGCCCTTTGTTCTTGGAGAGGATGGGGAAGAAGCTTTTTTGACATAAAatctataaattaaaaataagttttagtTGGATATCCTAATCTGAATAATGCaagtctaaatatttttttcaaagatttgtCAAAGAATTCtgtttattattaatttattacttttttccacCTCCTTTAAGAATCAATATGTAGGTGATGGAAGCACTCAAAAGACCATAAAAATTCAAGTGGATCCAATAGTACAAGATCCTACTAGAAATATTTCTCCGTGGATTAAGGTGATGCATTTCTCCTGTTCTGTTATAAACTGTTAGCTAATTAGAATAAGATAACTATCTGACTGTGaagcaaaattaattctaattccgttttctctgcttttccatcattcttcctctcctgctgtCTACTTAAATATCCCAGTATCTCAGGTTTCTGAGAGCAATGATTTGTAAGAAACAGAGCAGCCAttacccaattttttttttttgctttgttctttgaACCTGGATGTGCAAAAGGCTCCACttgattttctgattttcagatttattttcatttggggGTGAGAGATTGGTGGAGAAGGATCATGTGGTTGTGTTACATGATACTGCTTCTGTTTCCTACTAGAGCTGCCAGAGAGCTGTAgattttctgtctctgtgtataaattttcatattttggaAAGGGATTAAAATGTGACACAATGTAGAAGTTGCAAAGATGATTAAtagtttctgaaaattaaactgGTAACTCTTAAaaatttttactgaaatctTAGACTAGACTCATCTGAAATTTACTAAGCCCCTTAGAACCATAACTATGCACAGGGCCTGGTAGGCTAAGAGAGAGGGTAGGAGGAGtccaaaataaagttttgaTGTTACcttaaatatgcaaaatattcaGCATATTAGattgtgtttgtttgctttattttcttgtttttcagatcGCACCTCCAGCTCCATTGACAGGTCTTCATTTAACTTCACCTGTGAGAGGACTGACAGGTACAACTAAAGCTTTTACATTTTGGCCAAACATGTTTGCTACAAAAAGTGGGCTTGTTaaaatttattagaaataaaaatttactttatAGAAAGCACACAGTCACTAATTAATTTTCCAGCCCACTAATCTTTTCTGTTGGATAGACGTGATTTTGCTTattgtaaaatttatttcaacAGTAGAAAATAAGTAACTTGTATACATAAAACCATCTTTTCTTAAATAGCTCCTCAAATGAAGTGCATAGTTACAAAACTGAGCAGCATTATGCTCAGTTAACTGAAAGCATGATTTCTTGGTTctgcttattttaaattaaagtaatGTAGTGAATGTCTTTGGGTCTGCTTGCAACTGGTGTTGAGTGTTACTTTGCTTGTAAATTTTCATCAGTTGATACCTTCTTAATGCAAACCTAGCAGCTACAAAAAGCATTATCTTAATCATGCTTTATGGCAagaacagctgcaaaaaaaaagaccaaacacaAAGCTTTCAAGTAATATGGAAGTACAGTAATAAAACCTGTAGCATAACGCTACTCCTTTTGGTGAGAAATCACAAATAGCAAAGCATTCTACCTCTACAATgaacatattttatatatttatataaaactattttaaattattctttctaaaaaatgtaatttgtatTCTATAGTCTGTTAATTCAACACGGTTAGGAAAAACCTTCAAGTTTTTCCATGTTCTCTTGTATGTTGGTCATCCATTTAGCCTGGCAAAAAAGCTTCATGGAATATGCCAGTACATTAACAAGCTTTGCCTAATGCAAGTGTTTATAAGTCGTGTAGTACATTACTGGAAATGtcctaatgcatttttttttttttttttttttttcttctctggtttAATTTCatggtttgtggtttggtttttttggtttgtttttggtttgttttgttttgtttttttttgcataggCCACCAAGACCCTGCTTGCAGAATGAAACAGTTGTCAAATGAATGCTCTTTATCCAGACCTCCTCAGTTTCAGCTTTACAGTCTTCCCATTTCACCATGTCCAATAACCCTACCCAggcctcagccttctccagaactgaacaaaaCTTGCTATGATAGTATCTTTCAAGAATACCAGTCTGCAGACGAGGAATGCTCCTGGAGCAATATAACTCTTGCAGACTTGTATCCAGCAATGCTAAATATATTTACAGTGCTCATGACACGGCAACCTCAAAGGAAagagtttaagaaaaaagagtCTTTTTTAGCACACCTTAAGCACAGAAGATCACGTTGTAGAAAGCTCAATATCTCTGTATACAAAATAAGAGGATTCAGACCTCCTAAACTGAAGCGAACATTACTCAGCATAAGCAGTGGAAGTAAAGACACCCACAGTCAAGCTTCTGGAAATGAGCACACAGAATTTTGTGCTGCTAGGTGTTCCATTACTGATTTACCTGATCTGCTACCTTATTCTTTTGCTGATGAAAGTGAAAACAACATGGACTTCTCTGACTTAAGTTTAGAACATCATCTGTTATCTGGAAAAGCCCAAAATGTCTCCAAACAGACTGTTTTTCCAGATGTTATGCCTAGAATGGGAGAGACATTTCTAGTTGAAGATGAGTTGCAGATTCCTGTCTCATGGGAGAGTTCAAAATGCAAAGAATCAAAAAAATTGGCTTACAAATGTTCCTCAGAATGCCATTCTAAATCATCTGTTGCCAGTCCAGACTCAACAGCACTTTAtctgataaaagaaaatgaagctcAAAATACTGACTTTCGGAATGGTGATACATTAGAATTGTGTTCCTTTCCTTGCAGTTCCTATGGCAGTAGTAGCATTTCTACACATGTCACAAACTATTCTCCTGCAAAAGCACCAAATCCTTCTCTTTCCGTTTCTGAGAAACAAAGTGCTGAATACCGAATTTCTTTCCAGGGCAAATATCCATTTTCCTCATTGTCTGTGACTCTGAGTCCTTCAAAGATGCCCCAGAAATACGAAGATACATTTGAAAAACTCTACTACAAACTCTGTTCCAAAGAAAGCCAAAGGCCCTTGCAATTGGCAAAACCTCTTCCAATTTTACAAAACCTTGAAGTGGAAGGAAGATGCCTGAGGAGTAATTTAAGTGGTTCTGTGAGGTTTCCTGTGCAGTGTGCTAGAGAATTTGACCAGATCTATGAGCATGTGTGTGCTGAGGCTGTTCCAAAACTTCCTGGGTTTCAGAGAGCTTTTAATTTAAGGAAATATGAGGGAATACAGATGTCTGAAACTGTAAATGCTCTTGTTAACTCACCTGTTCGAACTTCTGCAATTTCCAGAGTTAAAAGACAAGGAAATTTTCAAAATGATGTTTTTAGCTCACCAGTAAAGCGACTGAAGAATATACCAGAACGCTATTTTCTCTCCACAAAATGTCAACAGattcctcaaagaaaaaatgttcatcCTCACACAGCTGGTGTGCAATTTTTGAGTACATGCAATAAAAGTAATCCCAACTTTTTTGATAGTCACAGCTGTCAGAGTCAGGTATGTAAGgaccttgtttaaaaaaaatgattgtGTGGAGAAGGCCTTAAAAAATGGGTTTGGGCTGGAAGCTGTTTAAACTAGTGATGGCATAATTCTGATGCTAGTTGATCAATATGGTCATTTTATATGTTCAGCATTTTGGAGACTTTTGCAAAAATACTTGTATCAGGCCTCCTGGATCATTTGAGGAAGCTCACAATATTTATGGTTATaaaatgctcaaaaaaaaaggttgtttcattttaaataaattgtgCCACTGATTAAAATAAAGCTCAGTGACCCTGTTAATTAAGGTGCTGTCCTGAAACAATGatgttttacttattttatagATGGGCATGGCAAACAAATTAAGGTTTACTGGATTCCACTGGAATTATTAGACTTTTTGACTTAAATATTAAATCAGGCTCTTATTTCCAAGttcccagtatttttttctgaggcaagCTGTGAAATAATATGTGAGGCTTTCCACTGAAGTAATCTGCTGATGCTTTATTTTCAGGACTCTGGGTTTCATGCTTCCTCAGATAAAACTTTTCTATGTGCTCCTGGTACCTCCCTGCAAGGTTAGTTTCAGATAATACTTTAGTAATCTAAAGCACCTCCTTGAAGTGTAAATCTACAGATCTCAATTGATCACTGCCTAAGTGACAGCTCTTCTTTCTCAGTAGTAACTATTTCTGTTTAAGCATTCCTTTAAGTAAGGAATATATATAGAAAAGGGTTTCCTAAATTGCATCTCAACAGCTATGTAAGAagcttttctttggtttaaCTAGGATTATTCATACTAAAGTGTTGCTTATTATCTACtaggttttttccctctttcttttttatttggttttagttaaagtttgctgttgcttttaCTTTCTGTATATAAATGTTCAGTAGGAAATGCATAGTTTATTAATCCTATACTTGAATGCTTTTGTTTAGATTCCTTAGCCTCCAAAAACTTGTGACTGAATTGTTGCATGGCTACAGTCACTTGCTTAGATGCATTAGATGATTAATCTGGATAAAAAGAATTCTGCTAATTCAGGACAGTagaatattattaataaaaacaaacccaactaAAAAGCATAACCAAACAAACCATTAGTTTAAGATTTTAGatgctaatttttaaatttcctttttgaagTCTGGTTTTGATTGAGACATGTTTATAACATAACTTGTTCCTACTAAGTTAAATCACCCAtgtttatttttgatttttttatttttatgaaccTTGTCACCAAGATAAAAAATGACAAACGGGTAAAGGAAAATACCAGAGGAGACTTGAAATACTGTCAACTGGTATACAAAGAAgaaactggcagaaaaaaaaatgcatttgtgtgCATGTTCTTGccttgctgcatttttattactgATTAATTgtaataaatttattatttgaGGTGGCCTTATCCcatctgtttttccttcctcaaatTTTAACTCATACTttgtgttacattttttttctggtatgaACATTTCCTTCTACCTTTTTCTAAAGGCAACAATTTATAAGCATTTTTAAGAAACCTAGCTTATATGTAGTTTTTCCAGAAACTTTGGCCtcagaatattttcatatgCAAATGTGCTCAGTGAAGTATGCCACTAACGTCTAATAGTTTTAACAACATACCGACTGTCCATTCTAGTCAGCACTGCTCTTAACCTTTTCATACTACTGTTTCTCATCACCAGAATCTGGGATTCCAGATGTCCCCTCTGCTTGGCCTAAGGCCATGAAGAATGACACTCGTCTCAGAAGTGAACAGAAGCGTTGCCAAAGGTAACCTGTCCTCTCAGTGCCttgaatgtgagccagcagtgtacctgtggtggtcaagaaggcccgtagcatcctggcttgtatcagaaataatgtggccagcagggctggggaagtgATCATATCCCTCCCTGGACTtggctctggtgaggctgcacctcaaattcagttttcagttctgggcccctcactgcaagaagacactgagctgctggagcatgtccagagaaaggcagcaaagctggtgagaGGTCTGGAGAAAATTTTAGGAGGAGTCTCTGAGGGacctggggttgtttagtctggagggaaggaggctgaggggagacttaatcactctctacaactctctgaaaggaggctgtagggaTCAGTCTTTTCCCACGTAACAAGCAGTAGAACAAGAAGAAAGTACTTCAAATTGTGCCAGAGGACGTTTAGAttggatactaggaaaaaactatttactgaaagggttgtcaggcactggaccagcctgcccagagaagtggtggagtacccatccctggaggtttttaaaagacatgtagatgcTGCTTAGGAcatagtttagtggtggactgAGCAGTATGTGAGATTAATGGCTGGATTTGGTCATATTAAAGCTCTTTCCCTACCAAAGcaaatctgtgattctatacTATGAGATGAGTAATTGAAATCAGTATTTCACTGAGTGCTTTCTTACCAAGCCATCTGGaataaaatcaatttctttgtttcatgATTTCACATGCGTGCTTGCTGGTTTGTAACCAAAACAGACTGGCAGCTGACAAGCTTCCTTAGGCCTGTGGTGGGATATTCTGGGACATCTATGTTTCCCAGGAGTGCAGCTCTTCTTTAATGCCTTCTGAGCCCTCAGATGTTTTAGGTCTAAGCCATGTGGAAAAATGCTGTATGTTGTCATGAATGgctgtggaaagaaagggaacaTTGTCTTCCTTTCTGGAACTTGATTGCCTTTATCTAGAGGGTTATTATGGAAAGGAAATGTACATAGCTGATAAACTTTCCTTCGGCTTCTTGTGAGTGCTGTCCCACAGCTTTTACTTCTGTACTTATTGCCAGAtgcaaaccaaaataatttaaaatagatgttaaaaaaaagatgccATTTCTTAAGCAATACGTAAGGAAATAATTGTATTCTCATTTGTATCTTTTTGGTTTTAGCTATTTGTGAATACATTCAAAGATCACAACTCTAAGTTTAATAGGTGTTTATATGATTAATATAGTAGCATTACTGAGACATTAAAATTACCTCAGATGAGAACTTTCCTCTTCAGCTAAAAGCACATAGTAATGCAGACAAAGAGTTTATTTACAGTCAAAATGTTCAGATATCTTGCTatatgttttgtttcatttttattctgttcatCTGTTCACAAATTTCAGCAAGCATAGTGTTTTTGTCTGATTTGTTTTGTCATCTAAATAATTCTTTCTTACAGAGTATTCAGAAAACTAAGCTACACTGATGGGAAAGACAAATTCTGACATTCTCTTGGATGATGTCCTGGTAAAACTAATTAAGAAGCATTCATGGACTGCTACAAAGACAACAATGTTGTATGAAGTTtgattgttctttttttgtttcttccaagAATGAAGAATGGTTCTATGTACAAAATATACAGTTATATATACTGCTGATTTATGCTTCCCTTTTATACACAAATTTAGGAATACAAAAAGGTTAAGCCCTTCTGAAAAGGTACCTTTTACTCTTTTGGCTAAAAGCAGGTATTTCAAAGAGCAAGGGTTCCTTTCTATGGCTATGATTAAAAGTTTGTATTTAGTAGTGTTCATTATAGCAGAATATTATCTGTATAACCTTTTTGTCTGTTAATAAGCTTTGATTCTTAACATATTAGTAATAAGGCAAGAAAGCTCTTTCTGGTGAACTCCTCCCTAATCACGCTTTATAGCTATATTTGTAtcaaatgactgaaaaaatataaGATGGGATGGATGATCCAAACACAGTATTGTATCGTAAGGTTTGTAATAAGCCTGTTATGGAATTTTAATGTCAAATTTTCTATGCAAAGTTggtgttttaataaaattttgtaAGTTTTAGAGGGTATGTTCTGACAATCCTTCTTGATATATGATCTCAATAAAAAAAACTGTTCTAAGTAAAAACCTgctttcagcattttattttattttatatgttgtTTCTCTGGAGGAATTTGAAAGCCTACAGCAAACGCACAAGAATGATGTGGCAGGGTCCCACAGGTTTTCATTGCTGGGGCAAAGAGATTGTTCTGGTGATGGGAGGTCAGGTACACTCTTCATAGGCACTGCCCCTTGCCATCTTTCTGAgctccagaaaaggaaaaatattttactttggcTTTATATAATTTCTGGGTATTTCTTCATGTTACTTTAGCTATTAAACCAAGTTCTTCTTATCTTTACAGATAACAAGGTATCTAAGATATTGTTACCTTATCAATAAGAACTTGTGCAGTATACACAGGTGCATTCTATCCCTCATCAGCTGTATCTTACGTTTCCGTCAAAAACAGTAACCAAATTTTGTCTTTTAGAACTGTATTTGtagcttatttttcttcctgttccaGACATAGAGGGGGTGTAGAGAATATGATTTATGAACTACCTTCCCCTTGGGCTTAATGAGGTAATTATTTCCTATTATTTCTTGATACACCAGTGCTAAGAGATTACATAACTCCATTAATCTCCTAAACTGTTCTAAATTAACTTAAAGGTATATTGGAATTGGGGTATGGATGTGTTCTGGGGTATGGATGATTTCTACTCAGCAACCTGAATGTGGTTGatccagattttatttaaacaacaTAGCCATAGTTCATTGTCTCCatgaaaattacttaaaaagaattttaagagGTAACTCTTGAAAAAGCCTTGATATTGGAAGATAAGCTCATACCACTTCTTTGGTGATAGCAATAGCAAGAAAAATGGGAGAAAGTTACACAAGTAATTTAAGAGTTTGATCTTCCAATATCCACTTGAGCCAGCAGTGTATTGAATGGATGACACAATCAAAAGTCTGTGTTGATTTTTCTACCAATAATGTTTAAACAGATGCAGCTGCAGAGATTGTCAGATGCTGTAACAGCTACTGAAGTATGACTGTTCTTGAGTTGCAAGGATTTGATGCTCCTTGATCTCTGCTGTTTTGACCTCTGTTCTTCCCTTCCAGTTGTGCTTCTTCCAGcttatttcctctcttttttacTCTTCTTCACTATTCCATTGAGCTGATACTTAAATGCTGGGTTTACTGCTAATAGGAGCAGCTTCACAgtgcttccctctgcttcaAAATTTTTGTGAAGAACACCAGAAAAATAGGCTAGGTTACTGAGAGAGTATAAACTTTTGGTTATTCTGTTGTAATTAGTTGAAACTTTCCTTATACATAAAGAATTTAGCTAAAATATCATAGTTTATATAAGTCTTTCTGCAATGGCTTGAAGATGAAGAAATACTGAACATGCTCTTTTATGTAGGAATTCAGGAGTCATTTGAAAACTGTAtcaaaaagttgttttgtttttttaaagaaagaagggCATTTGGGTGCTTATTTAAGCAGACAGAGGGTAAAGAGCTGGAGGAATAAAGCTAAATCTGGTCTGTAGCAGAATTAGAGGTGCCATGGAAACAGTGGATAGGCCACTGAAGATGATCCTGAAGGGCAGTCTGTGACAGGAGTGAATAATTTAATGGAAGCAGTAATTAAATGTGTCTTAAAGGAGAATACTTACAAAAGGGCCCTGCTTTTTTAGCAAGCTGTTCTGCAAGGGAAAGCAAATGCTGAAAACTGATACAAATAACTATCTGGACTAAACAATGAAGGctaagaaaacagaggaaactgGTTCATCCCATGAAATGCATTTACTGTTTCATGGACACTCAGTGAGAAAAGTGTGTGCTTCATTTCCATTTGATTAATGGTGAGGCTGAAATGACAGGCTGAATTTAGATAACTCATAGAGGAAAGATATAGTTAAGAATATAAATGCTGTGAGAAAACAGAGATAGCAACTTGTGTCCCCTTTGTACAAAAATTGTATTATGCAAAACCCcagcatctctttttttcatatgtatgTTGGAAAATAGAAACAAGTAGACTCAAGGGCCTGTGTTTATTTGCTGAAGAGGTTAtttaagaaagctttttctcaATCTTGTTAGAGGGCTGAGTTGTGTCTGGTGCCAgctatatttaaatattttctacaaaTATTACATATTCATGCAATTCGAACAATTTTGATATGTGAGTCTAAGCAAGAGTATGTTGATATCTGGTTTATTAGTTATTTTGTTCCTGCTGTTGAACAAAGTAGAATTCCTTCCAATCTAACCAAGTTCCTACCAGTCTTAATTGAACTAAGTCAGCACTTCATGAACTAATAGCTTGGTGTTTAACTTTTGGTCTTTGGCTCTGGCTttgcctttctcctttccctccttagGATCTTAGTCAGGGTTGTAATTTAATATGGTTCTCCAGTAAAGTGTTTTACTGGttctttaaaagtatttatttttgtttgtccAGTGGCTGTTGGTCTAAGGccatgatcatagaatcatagaattggctgggttggaagggacttcagaaatcatcaagtccaacccttgatccactaccgctgcagttaccagaccatggcactgagtgccacatccagtctctttttaaatatctccagggatggagaatccactacttccctgggcagcccattccaatttctgatcaccctctcagtaaagaaattctaatgtccaacctaaacttcccctggcacaacttgagaccgtgccctcttgtcttgctaagagctgcctgggagaagagaccaacccccacctggctaccccctcctttcagggagttgtagagagcgatgaggtctcccctgagctgcctgttctttaggctgaacacccccagctccctcagcctctcctctctcATGATGACACAGTCACTCTAATGCCAAGTCTACCTTGTTTCCATGGTCTAAGTGGCAACCATATACAGATTTCTGCACGAAAGAGCAAGTGCTAGAACAAG contains the following coding sequences:
- the HJURP gene encoding Holliday junction recognition protein isoform X1 — its product is MAFDLEERLQQSNDRFLRSITRIVEQYNFPFEDDYLVSMETLTYDTPEGQKSWEDVKGKDIRKLKKSLFKQRTRGRQKNAEIPKQQTNDFGDGHSTVHEESPENSCMDTSDAGEESDADILSVRRKFEDIHFQNQYVGDGSTQKTIKIQVDPIVQDPTRNISPWIKIAPPAPLTGLHLTSPVRGLTGHQDPACRMKQLSNECSLSRPPQFQLYSLPISPCPITLPRPQPSPELNKTCYDSIFQEYQSADEECSWSNITLADLYPAMLNIFTVLMTRQPQRKEFKKKESFLAHLKHRRSRCRKLNISVYKIRGFRPPKLKRTLLSISSGSKDTHSQASGNEHTEFCAARCSITDLPDLLPYSFADESENNMDFSDLSLEHHLLSGKAQNVSKQTVFPDVMPRMGETFLVEDELQIPVSWESSKCKESKKLAYKCSSECHSKSSVASPDSTALYLIKENEAQNTDFRNGDTLELCSFPCSSYGSSSISTHVTNYSPAKAPNPSLSVSEKQSAEYRISFQGKYPFSSLSVTLSPSKMPQKYEDTFEKLYYKLCSKESQRPLQLAKPLPILQNLEVEGRCLRSNLSGSVRFPVQCAREFDQIYEHVCAEAVPKLPGFQRAFNLRKYEGIQMSETVNALVNSPVRTSAISRVKRQGNFQNDVFSSPVKRLKNIPERYFLSTKCQQIPQRKNVHPHTAGVQFLSTCNKSNPNFFDSHSCQSQDSGFHASSDKTFLCAPGTSLQESGIPDVPSAWPKAMKNDTRLRSEQKRCQRVFRKLSYTDGKDKF
- the HJURP gene encoding Holliday junction recognition protein isoform X2 yields the protein MAFDLEERLQQSNDRFLRSITRIVEQYNFPFEDDYLVSMETLTYDTPEGQKSWEDVKGKDIRKLKKSLFKRTRGRQKNAEIPKQQTNDFGDGHSTVHEESPENSCMDTSDAGEESDADILSVRRKFEDIHFQNQYVGDGSTQKTIKIQVDPIVQDPTRNISPWIKIAPPAPLTGLHLTSPVRGLTGHQDPACRMKQLSNECSLSRPPQFQLYSLPISPCPITLPRPQPSPELNKTCYDSIFQEYQSADEECSWSNITLADLYPAMLNIFTVLMTRQPQRKEFKKKESFLAHLKHRRSRCRKLNISVYKIRGFRPPKLKRTLLSISSGSKDTHSQASGNEHTEFCAARCSITDLPDLLPYSFADESENNMDFSDLSLEHHLLSGKAQNVSKQTVFPDVMPRMGETFLVEDELQIPVSWESSKCKESKKLAYKCSSECHSKSSVASPDSTALYLIKENEAQNTDFRNGDTLELCSFPCSSYGSSSISTHVTNYSPAKAPNPSLSVSEKQSAEYRISFQGKYPFSSLSVTLSPSKMPQKYEDTFEKLYYKLCSKESQRPLQLAKPLPILQNLEVEGRCLRSNLSGSVRFPVQCAREFDQIYEHVCAEAVPKLPGFQRAFNLRKYEGIQMSETVNALVNSPVRTSAISRVKRQGNFQNDVFSSPVKRLKNIPERYFLSTKCQQIPQRKNVHPHTAGVQFLSTCNKSNPNFFDSHSCQSQDSGFHASSDKTFLCAPGTSLQESGIPDVPSAWPKAMKNDTRLRSEQKRCQRVFRKLSYTDGKDKF